A genome region from Dickeya chrysanthemi NCPPB 402 includes the following:
- the xylB gene encoding xylulokinase encodes MYIGIDLGTSGVKAILLRENGDVAASHSAPLSVSRPHPLWSEQDPEKWWQATDAALSGLAAQQTLQGVRAIGLTGQMHGATLLDAQQRVLRPAILWNDGRSAAQCQQLEQLVPDARRITGNLMMPGFTAPKLKWVQQHEPDIFRLIDKVLLPKDYLRWRLTGNFASDMSDAAGTLWMDVARRDWNDDLLAACGLNRDQMPALFEGNQITGQLRADIAARWGMPPVPVVAGGGDNAAGAIGVGLYQAGQAMLSLGTSGVYFAVSDGFLSNPQRAVHSFCHALPNSWHLMSVMLSAASCLDWAARLTHADSVASLLAEAEQASAEETATPVWFLPYLSGERTPHNNPQAKGAFWGLTHSHGRAALARAVLEGVGFALADGMDALHATGLEPRQVTLIGGGARSAYWRQMLADISGKTLEYRTGGDVGPALGAARLAQIALNPAIPQAQLLPALPLEQVHQPDPTRHAQYAQQRTVFRRLYQSLLPLMS; translated from the coding sequence ATGTACATCGGCATCGATCTTGGCACATCGGGCGTGAAAGCCATCTTACTACGGGAAAACGGCGACGTGGCGGCCAGCCACAGCGCACCGTTGAGCGTCTCGCGTCCGCATCCGTTGTGGTCGGAACAGGACCCGGAAAAGTGGTGGCAGGCAACCGACGCCGCCCTGAGCGGGTTAGCCGCACAACAGACGTTGCAGGGCGTGCGAGCCATCGGGCTGACCGGCCAGATGCACGGCGCAACGCTGCTGGATGCACAGCAACGGGTACTGCGGCCCGCCATTTTGTGGAATGACGGGCGTAGCGCTGCGCAATGCCAGCAGTTGGAACAACTGGTGCCGGATGCCCGCCGCATCACCGGTAACCTGATGATGCCCGGCTTTACCGCACCGAAGTTGAAATGGGTACAACAGCACGAGCCGGATATTTTTCGGCTCATCGACAAGGTGCTGCTGCCCAAAGATTACCTGCGCTGGCGCCTGACCGGCAATTTCGCCAGCGACATGTCCGATGCGGCCGGCACGCTGTGGATGGATGTCGCCCGACGCGACTGGAACGATGACCTGCTCGCCGCCTGCGGGCTTAATCGCGATCAGATGCCTGCACTATTCGAAGGCAACCAGATTACCGGACAATTGCGCGCCGACATCGCCGCACGCTGGGGTATGCCGCCGGTACCGGTAGTTGCCGGCGGCGGCGACAATGCGGCCGGCGCCATCGGCGTCGGGTTGTATCAAGCCGGGCAGGCCATGCTATCGCTCGGCACGTCCGGCGTTTACTTCGCGGTTAGCGATGGCTTTCTCAGCAATCCCCAGCGCGCCGTTCACAGCTTTTGCCATGCACTGCCCAACAGCTGGCATTTGATGTCCGTCATGCTGAGCGCGGCGTCCTGTCTCGACTGGGCCGCCCGACTCACCCACGCCGATAGCGTGGCGTCTCTGCTCGCCGAAGCCGAGCAGGCGAGTGCAGAAGAAACCGCCACCCCCGTGTGGTTCCTGCCCTATCTGTCCGGCGAACGCACGCCGCACAACAACCCGCAGGCCAAAGGCGCTTTCTGGGGGCTGACGCACTCACATGGTCGCGCCGCGCTGGCGCGCGCGGTGCTGGAAGGGGTGGGGTTTGCACTGGCGGACGGCATGGACGCGCTGCACGCAACCGGGCTTGAGCCTCGGCAGGTCACGCTGATTGGCGGTGGCGCGCGCAGCGCCTACTGGCGACAGATGCTGGCGGATATCAGCGGCAAGACGCTGGAATACCGTACCGGCGGCGATGTCGGCCCGGCGCTGGGTGCAGCAAGGCTGGCGCAAATCGCACTGAATCCGGCCATACCGCAGGCACAGTTACTGCCTGCTTTACCACTGGAGCAAGTCCACCAGCCGGACCCAACGCGTCATGCGCAGTACGCACAGCAGCGCACCGTATTCCGCCGGCTTTACCAGTCTCTGTTGCCGCTGATGTCCTAA